GGTTGGTCACCGTTTATCTCACCCGGCGGCTGCGCACCTGGCAGCAGTACGTCGAGGACTACCTCACTAACAACCGCCGACGTCGCAAGTACGCCGCGCTGCTGCTGCTGGACGCGCTCGGGGACTGGCTCGAAGCCAACGAGCGCGGCTGCGGCTTCATCAACGCCTACGCCGAGCTTGCGGGGACCGGCGCGGCCGGGATCGACGTCATCCGCGAGGAGAAGCAGTGGGTGCGCCAGACCTACTCCCGGCTGTGTGCTGAGGATGGCCTGTCATCACCTGAGCGCCGCGGTGCGCAGCTCGCGCTCAT
The nucleotide sequence above comes from Epidermidibacterium keratini. Encoded proteins:
- a CDS encoding TetR/AcrR family transcriptional regulator, producing the protein MTTTQPIDTNRPLTPAGEAILESASRLFYSRGINAVGVEAIALEAQTTKKTLYDRFGSKDGLVTVYLTRRLRTWQQYVEDYLTNNRRRRKYAALLLLDALGDWLEANERGCGFINAYAELAGTGAAGIDVIREEKQWVRQTYSRLCAEDGLSSPERRGAQLALIHEGAMVALAVGDEPDAIEVARALAQTVLRG